The following proteins are co-located in the Microcystis wesenbergii NRERC-220 genome:
- a CDS encoding discoidin domain-containing protein, whose amino-acid sequence MKVAIAPIVLSTASLGLMLGVAENAQAALIPNITASTNMGSAFSTNIANTVNGAGLPSNTPSLTGSHAAATVTNAWFGTALTGNITFNLNGSYSLAGFSFWNFNGQRTIGIKGVTVQSSTNGTTFTTIAGAPTQFAIAATSSAAVNPETFSFSSPVTASFVRFVVASNWGSTNGTGFSEVQFNRTPDQPPQLQSVPESSSLLALLAFGLAGVGLRKRM is encoded by the coding sequence ATGAAAGTCGCCATCGCACCGATTGTTTTATCCACTGCCAGTTTAGGGTTAATGTTGGGTGTGGCAGAAAACGCCCAAGCCGCCCTGATTCCTAACATCACTGCCTCAACAAATATGGGTAGTGCTTTCTCTACTAACATAGCCAATACCGTCAATGGTGCCGGGTTGCCCAGTAATACACCAAGTCTGACAGGATCTCATGCTGCGGCAACTGTGACTAATGCTTGGTTTGGAACTGCGCTCACTGGTAATATCACTTTCAATCTCAATGGCAGCTATAGTCTGGCTGGTTTTAGCTTCTGGAACTTTAACGGACAGAGGACTATCGGAATTAAGGGCGTGACTGTTCAATCCTCCACCAATGGGACAACTTTCACGACTATAGCGGGTGCTCCTACTCAGTTTGCTATCGCCGCAACTAGTTCTGCTGCTGTAAATCCAGAGACGTTCAGCTTTTCTTCTCCGGTTACAGCCTCTTTTGTCCGGTTTGTTGTTGCTAGTAACTGGGGTTCTACTAATGGTACTGGCTTCTCTGAGGTTCAATTTAATAGAACTCCTGATCAACCTCCTCAGCTTCAATCTGTTCCTGAATCCTCTTCCTTGCTTGCTTTGTTAGCCTTTGGTTTAGCGGGTGTTGGTTTAAGAAAAAGAATGTAA
- a CDS encoding DUF4126 domain-containing protein — protein MLIGILAVLSAAAAAGLRTALPLLVIGLLRTNLWQDVPLLSRLHPQVLLAILVSWSLFELFGSKSLLGQRVLQIISLFISPLVGALMSLTMVKMLQLNLQPLWLIAGVGGLLAFVIKLVQVGWFFRLHGLPIWVTLAEEFLCIILVFFALSAPENGGLIALLLLWLVIRSSSLWRDWYSQKQQL, from the coding sequence ATGTTAATTGGAATTTTAGCGGTACTTTCGGCGGCGGCGGCGGCGGGTCTACGCACCGCTTTACCGTTGTTGGTTATTGGTTTGCTACGAACTAATCTCTGGCAGGATGTCCCGTTATTATCGCGTCTTCATCCTCAAGTTTTACTGGCGATTTTGGTTAGTTGGTCGTTATTCGAGTTGTTTGGTTCCAAGAGTCTTTTGGGGCAGCGGGTTCTACAGATTATCTCTTTATTTATCAGTCCGCTCGTCGGCGCATTAATGAGTTTAACCATGGTGAAAATGTTGCAGTTAAATCTGCAACCCCTTTGGTTAATTGCGGGAGTGGGGGGATTACTCGCTTTTGTGATCAAGTTAGTACAAGTGGGCTGGTTTTTTCGTTTGCACGGTTTACCGATTTGGGTGACTTTGGCCGAGGAGTTTTTATGTATTATTTTAGTGTTTTTTGCCCTCAGCGCCCCAGAAAATGGCGGTTTAATCGCTTTATTGCTACTCTGGCTGGTGATTCGTAGTTCCAGCTTGTGGCGCGATTGGTATAGCCAAAAACAGCAGCTGTGA
- a CDS encoding sensor histidine kinase: MFQATRRRLALWYTAVTAILLLFLATGMYFYVRHTLVDRIDDTLKHIIEVVNRSLVIESIPPDQGRYRVDPLASFPSQGKSVEDDHIDLEWFDPQGNLLWSTLAESLDIPLHPHRQGETIRLSDNRLLRQVTERVEIGHYVLGYLRVSHPWFEVTKPIRQLLWDLIAGICLMIASVAWIGWFLSGLAIQPVKESYQSLKQFTADASHELRNPIATIQTNVQMAIAYPQTRHQRLQVIDRLTERLGNLVNDLLFLARSDSGIVQPIEQAVPLDALLMEVVEEQRLIADKQGISLSLSIVEPNQEDFSYSDEMFTMEGDWDQLARLFTNLISNALKHAFLPESEPKNVAVELEKSKRDRQSVLLVRVKDNGIGIPEAALSHIFDRFYRLDPARQNSATSGGTGLGLAIALAITLSHHGQISVESQIDRGTIFTVSLPKSHQREKKTEKSEA, encoded by the coding sequence GTGTTCCAAGCCACTCGCCGCCGTTTAGCCTTATGGTACACTGCCGTCACTGCCATACTACTGCTTTTTCTCGCTACGGGAATGTATTTTTATGTGCGCCATACCCTAGTGGATCGCATTGATGATACCCTCAAACACATCATTGAGGTGGTAAATCGTTCCCTCGTGATCGAATCGATTCCCCCAGATCAAGGACGTTATCGCGTCGATCCCCTCGCAAGTTTTCCCAGTCAGGGTAAATCTGTGGAGGACGATCATATAGATTTGGAATGGTTTGATCCCCAAGGTAATCTACTTTGGTCAACTTTGGCTGAATCCTTAGATATTCCCCTCCATCCCCACCGTCAAGGGGAAACTATTCGCTTATCCGATAATCGTCTGCTGCGACAAGTAACCGAAAGGGTGGAAATCGGTCATTATGTTTTGGGATATCTGCGGGTAAGTCATCCTTGGTTTGAGGTGACAAAACCGATTAGACAGCTATTATGGGATTTAATCGCCGGAATTTGCCTGATGATTGCCAGTGTCGCCTGGATTGGTTGGTTTTTGTCCGGTTTAGCCATTCAACCGGTAAAAGAGTCCTATCAGAGTTTAAAACAATTTACCGCCGATGCTTCCCATGAATTACGCAATCCGATCGCCACTATCCAAACTAACGTGCAAATGGCGATCGCTTATCCCCAAACTCGTCATCAACGCTTGCAAGTGATCGATCGTTTAACGGAAAGATTGGGCAATTTAGTCAATGATCTGCTCTTTTTAGCCCGTTCTGATAGTGGCATCGTCCAACCGATCGAGCAAGCTGTACCTTTGGATGCTTTATTGATGGAAGTGGTGGAAGAACAGCGTTTAATCGCCGATAAGCAGGGAATTTCCCTCTCTTTGTCGATTGTGGAACCGAATCAAGAGGATTTTTCCTACAGCGATGAAATGTTTACTATGGAGGGAGATTGGGATCAATTAGCCCGTTTATTCACAAATTTAATCTCTAATGCCCTAAAACACGCTTTTTTGCCAGAATCTGAGCCTAAAAATGTGGCAGTGGAATTGGAGAAAAGTAAACGCGATCGACAATCGGTGTTACTGGTACGCGTCAAAGATAACGGAATCGGGATTCCCGAGGCTGCTTTGTCCCATATTTTCGATCGCTTTTATCGTCTCGATCCCGCGCGACAAAATTCCGCCACTTCCGGGGGAACAGGATTAGGATTAGCGATCGCTTTAGCGATTACCCTCAGTCATCATGGACAAATTAGCGTCGAAAGTCAGATCGATCGAGGAACAATCTTCACCGTCAGCTTACCGAAAAGCCATCAACGGGAGAAAAAAACCGAAAAGTCAGAAGCTTGA
- a CDS encoding EVE domain-containing protein — MMNLNYWLMKSEPDVYSIEDLKKDGQTIWEGVRNYQARNFLRQMKRGDLAFFYHSNTTPPGIVGLMRVVQTDRIDPTQFDPDSPYYDSKSSPDCPRWWTVKVEFDRLFPQLLPLGILKQNFTADELLLVRTGNRLSVMPVNQVIATKILALVARQGV; from the coding sequence ATGATGAATTTAAATTATTGGTTAATGAAATCGGAACCCGATGTCTATAGTATCGAGGATTTAAAAAAAGATGGTCAAACTATTTGGGAGGGGGTGCGAAATTATCAGGCCCGCAATTTTCTCCGTCAGATGAAACGGGGAGATTTGGCCTTTTTTTATCATTCTAATACGACCCCGCCGGGGATTGTCGGCTTAATGCGAGTAGTGCAAACCGATAGGATCGATCCCACACAATTCGATCCCGATAGTCCCTACTATGATTCTAAATCCTCCCCGGATTGCCCGCGCTGGTGGACGGTTAAAGTTGAGTTCGATCGCCTTTTTCCCCAACTGCTGCCCCTAGGAATTTTAAAACAAAATTTTACCGCCGATGAATTATTATTAGTAAGGACAGGAAATCGTCTGTCAGTGATGCCTGTCAATCAAGTGATCGCAACAAAAATTCTCGCTTTAGTCGCTCGTCAAGGAGTATAA
- a CDS encoding prohibitin family protein encodes MNQKDAINLLSLIGGLLATIVILAAFNAYVIITPGQAGVLSVLGKAKDGVLLEGLHFKPPFVSSVDIYDVTVQKFEVPAQSSTKDLQDLSASFAINFRLDPTQVVAIRRTQGTLQNIVAKIIAPQTQESFKIAAAKRTVEEAITRRSELKEDFDNALSTRLEKYGILVLDTSVVDLNFSPEFARAVEDKQIAEQRAQRAVYITQEAEQQAQAEVNRAKGKAEAQRLLAETLKEQGGGLVLQKEAIEAWREGGAQMPRVLVMDGAGKNSVPFLFNYSDSFPENTP; translated from the coding sequence GTGAACCAGAAAGATGCTATTAATTTACTTTCCCTGATTGGGGGATTATTGGCCACTATTGTCATTTTAGCGGCCTTTAATGCCTATGTGATTATCACCCCCGGACAAGCGGGAGTTTTAAGTGTTTTAGGAAAGGCTAAGGACGGGGTTTTATTGGAGGGATTGCACTTTAAACCTCCCTTTGTTTCTAGTGTCGATATCTACGATGTTACGGTGCAAAAATTTGAAGTTCCCGCCCAAAGTTCCACTAAAGATTTACAGGATTTATCCGCTAGTTTTGCGATTAATTTTCGTCTCGATCCGACCCAGGTAGTGGCAATTAGAAGAACCCAAGGCACCCTCCAAAATATTGTCGCTAAAATTATCGCCCCTCAAACCCAAGAATCCTTTAAAATTGCCGCCGCTAAAAGAACCGTAGAGGAGGCAATTACTCGACGCAGTGAGTTAAAAGAAGACTTTGATAATGCCCTATCGACTCGGTTAGAAAAGTATGGTATTCTAGTTTTAGATACCAGTGTAGTAGATTTGAATTTTTCTCCAGAATTCGCTCGGGCCGTCGAAGATAAACAAATCGCGGAACAACGGGCCCAAAGAGCCGTTTATATCACCCAAGAAGCGGAACAACAGGCCCAAGCAGAAGTTAATCGCGCTAAAGGGAAAGCTGAGGCACAAAGACTATTAGCAGAAACTTTAAAAGAACAGGGGGGAGGATTAGTTTTACAGAAAGAAGCGATCGAAGCTTGGCGCGAAGGTGGGGCGCAAATGCCCCGGGTTTTAGTCATGGATGGAGCGGGAAAAAATAGCGTACCATTTTTATTTAATTATAGTGATTCTTTTCCAGAAAATACCCCCTAA